The Tautonia rosea genome includes a window with the following:
- a CDS encoding TIGR01777 family oxidoreductase, translated as MKKIITFNVITMKSTGRIVIAGGTGFLGRSLARHFHDGGWDVVVLARHRPEGSDPWHFVPWDARTTGDWVRHLEGSEALVNLTGRSVDCVKTPEHCDEILRSRVESTEALGRGLETVKRLPRVWVQMSTAHRYGDPPEVVIDEDSAFGYGLAPAVGAAWEEAFARAVPMEVRQVVLRTSFVLGRSGGALPRLASLARWGLGGTVGHGRQGISWIHEHDMNRLVAWAIGDESVTGAYLATAPGPVSNAEFMRALRSALGMPVGLLAMAWMVRIGAPLVLGTDPELALCGRYCVSRRLREEGFAFRFPDITSALGDLYR; from the coding sequence ATGAAAAAAATAATCACATTCAATGTTATCACGATGAAATCGACAGGGCGAATTGTGATTGCCGGGGGGACCGGGTTTCTTGGCCGGAGTCTGGCACGGCATTTCCACGATGGCGGATGGGACGTGGTCGTGCTCGCTCGGCATCGGCCGGAGGGGAGCGATCCATGGCACTTTGTCCCGTGGGATGCACGGACAACGGGGGATTGGGTGCGGCACCTGGAGGGGTCCGAGGCGCTGGTGAACCTGACGGGGAGGTCGGTGGACTGTGTGAAGACCCCCGAGCACTGCGATGAGATCTTGCGGTCTCGGGTGGAGTCGACCGAGGCCTTGGGGCGCGGGCTGGAGACGGTCAAGAGGTTGCCTCGTGTGTGGGTTCAGATGTCGACGGCGCATCGCTATGGTGATCCGCCGGAGGTGGTGATCGACGAGGACTCGGCGTTCGGCTATGGTCTGGCGCCGGCCGTGGGAGCGGCCTGGGAGGAGGCGTTTGCGCGGGCGGTGCCCATGGAGGTGCGGCAGGTCGTGCTTCGGACGAGCTTCGTCCTCGGGCGATCGGGGGGGGCGTTACCTCGGCTCGCGAGCCTGGCGCGGTGGGGCCTTGGAGGAACGGTAGGGCATGGCCGACAGGGAATCAGCTGGATTCATGAACATGATATGAACCGTCTGGTGGCGTGGGCGATCGGGGATGAGTCGGTGACGGGTGCCTATCTGGCGACGGCGCCCGGTCCCGTGTCGAACGCTGAGTTCATGCGAGCGCTTCGGAGTGCCCTGGGGATGCCGGTCGGATTGCTGGCGATGGCGTGGATGGTGCGGATCGGGGCCCCGCTGGTGCTGGGAACAGATCCGGAACTGGCACTCTGTGGCCGCTACTGCGTGTCGAGGCGGTTGCGGGAGGAGGGGTTCGCCTTCCGGTTCCCGGACATCACGTCGGCGTTGGGAGATCTGTATCGGTGA